The Listeria welshimeri serovar 6b str. SLCC5334 genome has a window encoding:
- a CDS encoding CamS family sex pheromone protein, with the protein MKKLIIAALGLTLILSGCAPKLDSNDKVVQKDDKKAETGIMTKNQISSNYYKTVLPYKPSKSRGLVVSNIYSRYDINELESGLMRVSQNEYSPDNYLFQEGQYLDKDTLEKWLDRKSKKNPNGLNPESNGNGKDRKPIYLAHILEQDYLKQTDKDTVALGGISIALAMNSVDYYQKEKFGDTYEQAISDSDLLAQGKEMSTTVLNRIRQTKGLENVPVTIAIYKQGARDAVAPGNFISYTTASGDSLSNWKNIDEKNYVLPSTESAKDHKTDNDNFLNFKKAIEDYYPNFTGVVGRGRYEDGQLAELNIDIPLQFYGQAEIIGFTQYVTDLVGQHIPKTADLQVNISTSDGPAALITRKANEDAATAHIYD; encoded by the coding sequence ATGAAAAAACTCATAATTGCAGCGCTCGGTTTAACGCTTATTCTCTCTGGCTGTGCCCCAAAACTCGATTCCAACGATAAAGTGGTACAAAAAGATGATAAAAAAGCAGAAACGGGCATCATGACAAAAAATCAAATCTCATCCAATTATTACAAAACTGTATTACCGTATAAACCAAGTAAATCTCGTGGGCTTGTTGTATCGAATATTTACTCTAGATATGATATTAATGAGCTAGAATCTGGTTTAATGCGAGTTTCTCAAAATGAATATTCTCCAGATAATTATCTTTTCCAAGAAGGACAATATTTGGATAAAGACACTTTAGAAAAATGGTTGGATCGTAAAAGCAAGAAAAATCCTAATGGTCTAAATCCTGAAAGTAATGGAAACGGAAAAGATCGCAAACCTATTTATTTAGCGCATATTTTAGAACAGGATTATTTGAAACAAACGGATAAAGATACAGTTGCTCTCGGCGGGATTTCGATTGCTCTTGCAATGAACTCTGTAGACTATTATCAAAAAGAAAAATTTGGAGATACTTACGAGCAAGCAATTAGCGATAGTGACTTACTTGCGCAAGGAAAAGAAATGTCTACTACTGTGTTAAATCGAATTCGCCAAACAAAGGGATTAGAAAACGTCCCAGTGACAATTGCTATTTATAAACAAGGTGCACGTGATGCTGTAGCTCCGGGTAATTTTATCTCGTATACAACAGCAAGTGGAGATAGTTTGTCGAACTGGAAAAATATTGATGAAAAAAATTATGTGTTACCATCAACAGAATCTGCAAAAGATCACAAAACCGACAACGATAATTTCCTTAACTTCAAAAAAGCAATAGAAGATTATTATCCAAACTTTACTGGTGTAGTCGGACGTGGAAGATATGAAGACGGACAATTAGCAGAACTTAATATTGATATTCCATTACAATTTTATGGTCAAGCTGAAATCATCGGCTTTACCCAATATGTGACGGATTTAGTTGGTCAACATATTCCAAAAACCGCAGACTTACAAGTAAATATTTCGACTTCAGATGGTCCTGCAGCCTTAATTACTAGAAAAGCAAACGAAGATGCAGCAACCGCACATATTTACGATTAA
- the gatC gene encoding Asp-tRNA(Asn)/Glu-tRNA(Gln) amidotransferase subunit GatC: protein MSNISKETVEKVANLAKLEVSEKEATAFAGQLGKIIELVEQLNTLDTNNVEPTSHAIDVSNVLREDVATKGLDRKEVLKNAPDEQDGMFKVPTIMEQ from the coding sequence TTGTCAAATATATCTAAAGAAACAGTAGAGAAAGTAGCAAATCTTGCCAAATTAGAAGTATCAGAAAAAGAAGCAACTGCTTTTGCTGGTCAGCTTGGTAAAATTATTGAGCTAGTGGAGCAATTAAATACACTAGATACAAACAATGTAGAACCAACTAGTCATGCGATTGATGTATCGAATGTGTTACGTGAAGATGTAGCAACGAAAGGTCTTGATCGTAAAGAAGTACTAAAAAATGCGCCGGATGAACAAGACGGCATGTTTAAAGTACCAACCATAATGGAACAATAA
- the ligA gene encoding NAD-dependent DNA ligase LigA: protein MADKKRYEELINILDQYSYDYYVIDNPTVEDAEYDQKMQELLKIEEAHPEWVTPDSPSKRVGGEVLEGFTKVAHDTPMLSLANAFNRDDLADFDRRIRDKVGDDIAYMCELKIDGLAVSLQYENGKYKQGATRGDGTVGEDITANLRTIRSIPMKLQKDFSIEVRGEAFMPKRSFQKLNEIREEEGQMLFANPRNAAAGSLRQLDTKIAASRNLDIFLYAVADFGEMGVTTHSEGLDMLETLGLKVNKERRLCNNLEEVYAYIDEWTEKRAELAYDIDGIVLKLNDLEQQRQMGTTVKSPRWSIAYKFPAEEVPTKLLDIELNVGRTGVITPTAVLEPVRVAGTTVSRASLHNEDLITEKDIRIGDTVLIKKAGDIIPEVIKSITEERSGSEEPFHMPKNCPTCGSELVRLEEEVALRCINPKCPAQIKEGLIHFVSRNAMNIDGLGEKVIIQLFSEHLIKDVADLFFLSKEKLLELERMGEKSVTNLLASIEASKQNSLEKLLFGLGIRHVGAKAAKSLAVHFETMDNLKMADKETLTSINDIGEKMADSIVTYFANEEVHDLLEELKRAGVNMTYTGPKLEDMSEEELVFAGKTVVLTGKLEKLTRNDAKALIESLGGNVSGSVSKKTDVVVAGSDAGSKLAKAEELAIPIWSEEDLIEYLPDEGGLN, encoded by the coding sequence ATGGCTGATAAAAAACGGTATGAGGAGTTAATAAACATACTTGATCAATACAGCTATGATTATTATGTAATTGATAATCCAACAGTAGAAGACGCGGAATACGATCAAAAGATGCAAGAACTACTTAAAATAGAAGAAGCGCATCCTGAATGGGTTACACCTGATTCTCCTTCAAAACGAGTTGGCGGTGAAGTGTTAGAAGGTTTTACAAAAGTAGCGCATGACACGCCAATGTTAAGTCTTGCCAATGCTTTTAACCGAGATGATTTGGCTGATTTTGACCGCCGAATTCGCGATAAAGTTGGTGACGATATTGCTTATATGTGTGAGCTGAAAATTGATGGCTTGGCTGTATCACTTCAATATGAAAATGGAAAATACAAACAAGGGGCTACTCGAGGTGACGGAACGGTTGGGGAAGATATCACTGCAAACTTGCGTACGATTCGCTCCATTCCAATGAAACTTCAGAAGGATTTCTCTATTGAAGTACGCGGTGAGGCTTTTATGCCAAAACGATCTTTCCAAAAATTAAATGAGATACGCGAAGAAGAAGGTCAAATGCTATTTGCAAACCCACGAAATGCAGCGGCAGGCTCCCTCAGGCAACTAGACACTAAAATTGCCGCATCAAGAAACCTAGATATATTTCTTTATGCTGTAGCTGATTTTGGGGAAATGGGAGTTACGACTCATAGTGAAGGCTTAGACATGTTGGAGACGCTAGGACTTAAAGTCAATAAAGAGCGCCGACTTTGTAATAATTTAGAGGAAGTCTATGCGTATATTGATGAGTGGACAGAAAAACGCGCTGAGTTAGCCTACGATATTGATGGTATTGTTTTAAAATTAAATGATTTAGAACAACAACGACAAATGGGAACAACCGTTAAATCACCACGATGGTCGATTGCTTATAAATTTCCAGCAGAAGAAGTGCCAACTAAACTACTTGATATTGAATTAAATGTTGGTAGAACGGGTGTGATAACTCCAACAGCTGTTCTAGAACCAGTAAGAGTTGCTGGAACTACTGTCAGCCGCGCGTCGCTCCATAATGAAGATTTAATTACAGAAAAAGATATCCGCATTGGTGATACTGTTTTAATAAAAAAAGCAGGCGATATTATTCCAGAAGTCATTAAAAGTATTACCGAAGAACGGAGCGGCAGTGAAGAACCTTTTCATATGCCAAAAAACTGCCCAACTTGCGGTAGTGAACTTGTTCGTTTAGAAGAAGAAGTAGCGCTCAGATGTATTAATCCCAAATGTCCAGCTCAAATTAAAGAAGGACTTATCCATTTTGTTTCTAGAAATGCCATGAACATTGATGGACTTGGGGAAAAAGTGATTATACAGCTATTTTCAGAGCATTTAATTAAAGATGTAGCAGATTTGTTTTTCCTTTCCAAAGAGAAACTGTTAGAATTAGAAAGAATGGGTGAGAAATCGGTAACCAATTTATTGGCATCCATCGAAGCAAGTAAACAAAATTCGCTTGAAAAATTACTATTTGGTTTGGGAATCCGCCATGTTGGTGCCAAAGCAGCCAAATCGCTTGCCGTTCATTTTGAAACAATGGATAACTTAAAAATGGCAGACAAAGAGACACTGACAAGCATCAATGATATTGGGGAAAAAATGGCAGATAGTATTGTGACTTATTTTGCGAATGAAGAAGTACATGATTTATTAGAAGAACTAAAAAGGGCTGGCGTGAATATGACCTATACAGGGCCAAAACTAGAAGACATGTCCGAGGAAGAACTTGTTTTTGCAGGAAAAACAGTTGTTTTAACTGGGAAACTAGAGAAGTTAACACGAAATGATGCAAAAGCATTAATCGAATCTCTCGGCGGAAATGTTTCTGGAAGCGTCAGTAAGAAAACAGATGTTGTTGTAGCTGGCAGTGATGCTGGTTCTAAACTAGCCAAAGCGGAAGAACTAGCAATTCCTATTTGGTCCGAAGAAGACTTAATAGAGTACTTACCAGACGAAGGTGGATTAAACTAA